From Desmodus rotundus isolate HL8 chromosome 12, HLdesRot8A.1, whole genome shotgun sequence, one genomic window encodes:
- the LOC112296784 gene encoding protein C19orf12 homolog: protein MPVATRDVMRLLCSISEEKKMKAAVKHSGRGAVVTGAVAFVGGLLGGPPGLAVGGAVGGLLGAWMTSGQFQPVPQILMELPPTEQQRLLSEFTAIVRGLDGMDAVQLIALVMGSEALKEQLLAMLVGYVTKELGAEVQYGD from the exons ATGCCCGTGGCGACAAGAGACGTCATGCGGCTTCTCTGCTCCATTTcggaggagaagaaaatgaaagcagcCGTCAAACACTCAGGGAGGGGCGCCGTGGTCACCGGTGCCGTGGCCTTCGTGGGTGGCTTGCTTGGTGGCCCTCCAGGACTTGCCGTTG GGGGCGCCGTCGGGGGGCTCTTGGGGGCCTGGATGACGAGCGGGCAGTTTCAGCCTGTCCCTCAGATCCTGATGGAGCTGCCGCCCACGGAGCAGCAGAGGCTGCTCAGCGAGTTCACGGCCATCGTCAGGGGCCTGGACGGGATGGACGCGGTGCAGCTGATTGCACTGGTCATGGGCAGCGAGGCCCTGAAGGAGCAGCTGCTCGCCATGCTGGTGGGCTACGTCACCAAGGAGCTTGGGGCCGAGGTGCAGTATGGCGATTAG